Sequence from the Burkholderia stabilis genome:
GTAGACGGCGAGCGCGCTCGCGATCGGCCGGCCGTCGGCTTCCGCGATCACGAGCAGCAGGTTCTCGGGCATCGTCGCGCCGATCGCGCGGAAGAAGTCGAGGTTCAGGTACGGGCTCGAAAAGTGTTCGCGGTAGGTCTGCCGGTAGCAGCGCGAGAAGAAGCGCCAGTCGGCGTCGGTGATCCGGTCGCCGGTGAGCCGCCTGAACGTCACGCCCGCATCGTGCACCTTGCGCCGCTCGGCGCGGATGTTCTTGCGCTTCTTCTGCTCGAGCGTGCCGAGGAAATCGTCGAAGTGGCGGTAGCCGTCGTTGATCCAGTGGAACTGCACGCCTTCGCGCAGCATCATCCCCATCGATTCGAGGAGGCGCGCTTCGTCGCCGGTCGGGAACAGCACGTGCAGCGACGACACGTCGCTCTGTTCGGCGAACGCGAGCAGCGTGGCCGCGAGCCGGCGGCGCGCGTCGTCGTCGGCCGCGAGCAGGCGCGTGCCCTGCACGGGCGTGAACGGCACCGCGCACAGCAGCTTCGGGTAGTAGGGGATGTCGTTGCGCTGGTATGCGTCGGCCCATGCCCAGTCGAACACGTATTCGCCGTACGAATGCTGCTTCGCATAGACGGGCGCGGCGGCCGCGAGGCGGCCCGTGCGCGCGTCGGTCAGCGTGACGAAGTGCGGCGACCAGCCGGTATCGTCGACCGCGCAGCGCGCGACGTGCAGCGCGTCGAGGAATTCGTGGCGCAGGAACGGCGTCGGCTGCGCGTCGCGCGCGAGCAGCGCGTTCCATTCGTCGGCCGGCACCTCGGCGGGGGACGACAGGATGCCCGTGCGATAATCGATGCGTTCGTGTTTCAAGCGTGAATCCGTACCGTTGGATGTTGCCGGACGCGTGCCGCCGTGGCCCGCGCCCGGGACGATTTCGTCAGCCGTTCAGGGCGCGCCGCCGGGCTGCGCCGATCCCGTCATGAAGACCCGACTCGCTCTCGCCCAGATCAACGTCACCGTCGGCGATTTCGCCGGCAACGTCGCGCGGATCGTCGCGGCCGCGCGCGCCGCGCACAACGATGGTGCGCAGCTGATGGTCGCGCCCGAACTCGCGCTGTCCGGCTATCCGCCGGAAGACCTGCTGCTGCGGCCCGCGTTCTACGCGGCGGCGGCGGCCGCGCTCGACGCGCTCGCCGATGCGCTGAAGGCGTTCGACGGGCTCGCGGTGCTGGTCGGCCATCCGTTGCGCGGCGCGGGCGAAGGCGCGTCGGGCAGCGATCCGCGCGCGCCAGCCGTCGATGGTAATGCAAACCGCCCGATCGAGCGCGGCGTGCCGCCCACCGACACCTTCAACGCGGTGTCGCTGATCGTCGGCGGCGAGATCGTCGGCACCTACCGCAAGCAGGATCTCCCCAACGCCGAGGTATTCGACGAGAAGCGTTATTTCGCGACGGACGCCGAGCCGCTCGTGTTCGAGCTGAACGGCGTGAAATACGGCGTGATCATTTGCGAGGACGCGTGGCACGCATCGGCCGCGCAGATCGCGAAGGCGGCCGGCGCGCAGGTGCTGCTGATCCCGAACGGCTCGCCGTATCACATGAACAAGGAAGCGGTGCGCATCGACATCCTGCGTGCGCGGATCCGCGAAACCGGGCTGCCGATGGTGTACGTGAACCTCGTCGGCGGGCAGGACGAACTCGTATTCGACGGCGGCTCGTTCGTGCTCGACGTGCAGGGTACGCTCGTCGCGAAGCTGCCGCAGTTCGACGAAGGGCACGCGATCGTCGAATTCGACGGCGCGCGGCCGCTGCCCGGCGCGATCGCGCCCGAGCTGTCGACGGATGCGCAGGTGTACCGCGCGCTCGTGACGGGCGTGCGCGACTACATCGGCAAGAACGGTTTTCCCGGCGTGCTGATCGGGCTGTCGGGCGGTGTCGATTCGGCGCTGGTGCTGGCGCTCGCGTGCGATGCGCTCGGCCCCGAGCGCGTGCGCGCGGTGATGATGCCGTCGCGCTTCACGGCCGACATCTCGACCACCGACGCGGCGGAGATGGCGCGGCGCGTCGGCGTGCGCTACGACGAGATCGCGATCGCGCCGATGTTCGACGCGTTCCGCGCATCGCTCGCGGGCGAGTTCGCGGGCCGCGCGGAAGACGCGACGGAGGAGAACATCCAGGCGCGCATCCGCGGCACGCTGCTGATGGCGCTGTCGAACAAGTTCGGCTCGATCGTGCTGACGACCGGCAACAAGAGCGAAATGGCGGTCGGCTACTGCACGCTGTACGGCGACATGGCCGGCGGTTTCGCGGTGATCAAGGACATCGCGAAGACGCTCGTGTACCGGCTTTGCCGCTATCGCAACGAGACGTCCGACTACGCGCTGCGCGACGTGATCCCCGAGCGGATCCTGACGCGCGCGCCGTCGGCCGAGTTGCGCGAGAACCAGACCGATCAGGACAGCCTGCCGCCGTACGACGTGCTCGACGCGATCATGCGGATGTACATGGAGGAAGACCGGCCGCTCGCTGAAATCGTCGCGGCCGGTTACGCGCAGGCCGACGTCGAGCGCGTGACGCGGCTCATCAAGATCA
This genomic interval carries:
- a CDS encoding GNAT family N-acetyltransferase, whose protein sequence is MKHERIDYRTGILSSPAEVPADEWNALLARDAQPTPFLRHEFLDALHVARCAVDDTGWSPHFVTLTDARTGRLAAAAPVYAKQHSYGEYVFDWAWADAYQRNDIPYYPKLLCAVPFTPVQGTRLLAADDDARRRLAATLLAFAEQSDVSSLHVLFPTGDEARLLESMGMMLREGVQFHWINDGYRHFDDFLGTLEQKKRKNIRAERRKVHDAGVTFRRLTGDRITDADWRFFSRCYRQTYREHFSSPYLNLDFFRAIGATMPENLLLVIAEADGRPIASALAVYRRGEHGGGTLYGRYWGAIEHVPCLHFETAYYQLLEFCIEAGLDTFEGGAQGEHKLARGFLPTVTHSAHWLAHPAFSDAVARFLERETDHIHAYVDELREHDPFRRGTE
- a CDS encoding NAD+ synthase; its protein translation is MKTRLALAQINVTVGDFAGNVARIVAAARAAHNDGAQLMVAPELALSGYPPEDLLLRPAFYAAAAAALDALADALKAFDGLAVLVGHPLRGAGEGASGSDPRAPAVDGNANRPIERGVPPTDTFNAVSLIVGGEIVGTYRKQDLPNAEVFDEKRYFATDAEPLVFELNGVKYGVIICEDAWHASAAQIAKAAGAQVLLIPNGSPYHMNKEAVRIDILRARIRETGLPMVYVNLVGGQDELVFDGGSFVLDVQGTLVAKLPQFDEGHAIVEFDGARPLPGAIAPELSTDAQVYRALVTGVRDYIGKNGFPGVLIGLSGGVDSALVLALACDALGPERVRAVMMPSRFTADISTTDAAEMARRVGVRYDEIAIAPMFDAFRASLAGEFAGRAEDATEENIQARIRGTLLMALSNKFGSIVLTTGNKSEMAVGYCTLYGDMAGGFAVIKDIAKTLVYRLCRYRNETSDYALRDVIPERILTRAPSAELRENQTDQDSLPPYDVLDAIMRMYMEEDRPLAEIVAAGYAQADVERVTRLIKINEYKRRQAPIGIRVTHRAFGRDWRYPITSRFTERLD